A genomic stretch from Edaphobacter aggregans includes:
- the dnaK gene encoding molecular chaperone DnaK, with the protein MGKIIGIDLGTTNSCVAVMEGGEPKVIPNEEGGRTTPSVVAFTKSGERLVGQVAKRQAITNPENTIYSIKRFMGRRFNEVNDEMKMVPYKVVQQGDHVAVVAQGKEYTAPEISAMILQKLKKAAEDYLGTSVTEAVITVPAYFNDAQRQATKDAGKIAGLDVKRIVNEPTAAALAYGLDKKKDETIAVYDFGGGTFDISILEVGEGVIEVKSTNGDTHLGGDNLDQRIVDWLISEFKSETGLDLTSKGNEMALQRLKDAAERAKIELSTAQETEINLPFITADASGPKHLVRKLTRAKLESLVDDLLQRSIGPCKQAMKDAGVDASKIDEVVLVGGQTRMPKIQQLVKELFGKEPNKGVNPDEVVAIGAAVQAGVLAGEVKDLLLLDVTPLTLAIETMGGVATPMIQRNTTIPTKKTETFSTAADSQTEVEVHVLQGERPMAAQNRTLGKFKLSGIPPAPRGVPQIEVTFDIDANGILNVTAKDNATGKDQKITITSSSGLSKEEVERMAKDAEAHAAEDKEKREEVEARNGLDSLVYNVEKMLKDAGDKVAGSDKSEVETALEDAKKTLSGTPSASELNSAKDRLTGVSHKLAEAMYKATAASAQSEPVDGAAGTAQEPKKDEGVIDAEYVDVDEKK; encoded by the coding sequence ATGGGAAAGATTATTGGTATCGATTTGGGAACGACGAACTCGTGCGTCGCTGTAATGGAGGGCGGCGAGCCGAAGGTTATCCCGAATGAAGAGGGTGGGCGGACTACACCTTCGGTGGTGGCGTTCACCAAGAGCGGGGAGCGGCTGGTTGGTCAGGTGGCCAAGCGGCAGGCGATTACGAACCCCGAGAACACGATCTATTCGATCAAGCGTTTTATGGGCCGCCGGTTCAATGAAGTGAACGACGAGATGAAGATGGTGCCGTACAAGGTCGTGCAGCAGGGCGACCATGTTGCGGTTGTGGCTCAGGGCAAGGAGTACACGGCGCCTGAGATCTCGGCGATGATTTTGCAGAAGCTGAAGAAGGCTGCTGAGGATTATTTGGGCACGAGCGTGACAGAGGCCGTGATTACGGTTCCGGCTTACTTCAACGACGCTCAGCGGCAGGCCACGAAGGACGCGGGTAAGATTGCGGGTCTCGATGTAAAGCGCATTGTGAATGAGCCGACTGCGGCTGCGCTGGCGTATGGGCTCGACAAGAAGAAGGACGAGACGATTGCCGTGTACGACTTTGGCGGCGGTACGTTCGATATCTCGATTCTTGAGGTTGGCGAAGGCGTGATTGAGGTGAAGTCGACCAATGGTGATACGCACCTTGGTGGTGACAACCTTGACCAGAGGATCGTTGACTGGCTGATCTCGGAGTTCAAGAGCGAGACCGGTCTGGACCTGACCTCGAAGGGCAACGAGATGGCGCTGCAGCGGCTGAAGGATGCCGCGGAGCGCGCGAAGATCGAGCTGTCGACGGCGCAGGAGACGGAGATCAATCTGCCGTTTATCACTGCGGATGCGAGCGGGCCGAAGCACCTGGTTCGTAAGCTGACGCGGGCTAAGCTCGAGAGCCTGGTTGATGATTTGCTGCAGCGGTCGATTGGGCCTTGCAAGCAGGCGATGAAGGATGCGGGCGTTGATGCGAGCAAGATCGACGAGGTCGTGCTGGTCGGCGGTCAGACTCGTATGCCTAAGATTCAGCAGCTTGTGAAGGAGCTGTTTGGCAAGGAGCCGAACAAGGGCGTCAATCCTGACGAAGTAGTTGCGATTGGTGCTGCTGTGCAGGCTGGTGTTCTGGCCGGCGAGGTGAAGGACCTGCTGCTGCTGGATGTGACTCCGCTGACGTTGGCGATTGAGACGATGGGCGGGGTGGCGACACCGATGATTCAGCGGAATACGACGATTCCGACGAAGAAGACGGAGACGTTTTCGACGGCGGCGGATTCGCAGACCGAGGTTGAGGTGCATGTGCTTCAGGGCGAGCGTCCGATGGCGGCGCAGAACCGGACTCTGGGCAAGTTCAAGCTGAGCGGGATTCCGCCTGCTCCGCGTGGCGTGCCGCAGATCGAGGTGACGTTCGACATCGATGCCAACGGCATTCTGAATGTGACGGCGAAGGACAATGCGACGGGTAAGGATCAGAAGATTACGATCACGAGCTCGTCGGGCCTGAGCAAGGAAGAGGTTGAGCGGATGGCGAAGGATGCCGAGGCTCATGCAGCCGAGGACAAGGAGAAGCGCGAGGAGGTTGAGGCGCGCAACGGCTTGGATTCACTGGTCTACAACGTCGAGAAGATGCTGAAGGATGCTGGTGATAAGGTTGCCGGGTCCGACAAGAGCGAGGTTGAGACCGCGCTGGAGGATGCGAAGAAAACTCTGAGCGGAACACCCAGCGCGAGTGAGCTGAATTCGGCTAAGGATCGTCTAACTGGAGTGAGCCATAAGCTGGCCGAAGCGATGTATAAGGCCACGGCGGCGAGTGCTCAGTCGGAGCCAGTGGACGGCGCTGCAGGAACGGCTCAGGAGCCGAAGAAGGATGAAGGCGTGATCGACGCGGAGTATGTTGACGTCGACGAGAAGAAGTAA
- a CDS encoding VOC family protein translates to MANPFCHLELNTTDPAKAKAFYSGLFSWTYDDMDMGPGGTYTIIKPGEGPGGGMMKHPVPGAPSTWLAYVQVDDLAASTAKAKSLGAQVMKDITEVPNMGHFSILLDPTGAPIALWQPKK, encoded by the coding sequence ATGGCAAATCCCTTCTGTCATCTTGAACTCAACACCACCGACCCGGCGAAAGCCAAAGCCTTCTACTCCGGCCTCTTCTCCTGGACATACGACGACATGGACATGGGTCCCGGCGGCACCTACACCATCATCAAGCCCGGCGAAGGCCCCGGCGGCGGCATGATGAAGCACCCCGTCCCCGGAGCGCCCTCCACCTGGCTAGCCTACGTTCAGGTCGACGACCTCGCCGCCTCCACCGCAAAGGCCAAATCTCTCGGCGCCCAGGTCATGAAGGACATCACCGAAGTCCCCAACATGGGCCACTTCAGCATCCTCCTCGACCCCACCGGCGCCCCCATAGCCCTCTGGCAACCCAAAAAATAG
- a CDS encoding DUF885 domain-containing protein, with protein sequence MRQMFGAIWILSAAVAVAGAQQPSPNKAWIEKSNSYTQQLLDVDMQHSPESGSRQGLVKFDKLISNPTLADDLAKRAELKVVLAKLKAQEAVEKDKNVLEDLEILRKAFDLQFRQEDFSLEHEVPFINASQAVFGGLRGLLDDQVAAERRPDAVVRLRKYAGVEPGYKPFTDLLRQRVEEQIAKPGVIYPSKDELETELGRNQNYVDGIAKLFTKYKLTGWEEPYAKLKVQLADYDAWIRANVLPKARTDFRLPPQEYALNFESYGIDIPPAQIAAMAHKAFAEYQAEMASLAAQIAKEKGYKSSDYRDVIAELKKTQITGDAIMPFYEGRLHEIEKIIVAKNLVTLPDRPAIIRLATAAETAQQPAPHMTPPPFLHNTGQRGEFVLPLNIPSATGGEEDKYDDFTFDAVAWTLTAHEARPGHELQFDSMVEHGVSLARALYAFNSTNAEGWGLYSEYIMKPYMPLEGQLMSLDLRLLRAARAFLDPELQSGKVTPEDAYRVLEKDVVLSHAFAKEEVERFTFRAPGQANSYFYGYTRLLDLRKETEAALGKKFDQKKFHDFILAQGLLPPDLMRKAVMEEFVPSQK encoded by the coding sequence ATGCGTCAGATGTTCGGTGCGATTTGGATTTTGTCGGCTGCTGTAGCCGTGGCAGGTGCGCAACAGCCTTCGCCTAATAAGGCATGGATCGAGAAGAGTAATAGCTACACGCAGCAGCTGCTTGATGTCGATATGCAGCACAGTCCGGAGAGTGGGTCGCGGCAGGGGCTGGTGAAGTTTGACAAGCTGATCAGCAATCCTACGCTGGCTGACGATCTGGCTAAGCGTGCGGAACTGAAGGTTGTGTTGGCGAAGTTGAAGGCGCAGGAGGCCGTGGAGAAGGACAAGAACGTCCTTGAGGATCTGGAGATTCTGCGCAAGGCCTTTGACCTGCAGTTTCGTCAGGAGGACTTCTCGCTTGAGCATGAGGTTCCGTTTATTAATGCGAGTCAGGCTGTGTTTGGGGGCCTTAGGGGGTTGCTGGATGATCAGGTGGCAGCAGAGCGGCGACCTGATGCGGTTGTCCGGCTGCGGAAGTATGCGGGGGTTGAGCCCGGATATAAGCCGTTTACCGACTTGCTGCGGCAGAGGGTTGAGGAGCAGATTGCCAAGCCAGGTGTGATCTATCCGTCGAAGGATGAGTTGGAGACGGAGCTTGGGCGGAATCAGAACTACGTTGATGGGATTGCGAAGCTGTTTACGAAGTACAAGCTGACTGGTTGGGAAGAGCCTTACGCGAAGCTGAAGGTGCAGCTGGCGGACTATGACGCCTGGATTCGGGCGAATGTGCTGCCGAAGGCTCGGACGGACTTCCGGTTGCCTCCTCAGGAGTATGCGCTGAACTTCGAGAGCTATGGGATCGATATTCCGCCGGCGCAGATTGCGGCGATGGCTCATAAAGCGTTTGCAGAGTATCAGGCGGAGATGGCTTCGCTGGCGGCTCAGATCGCGAAGGAGAAGGGGTACAAGTCGAGTGATTATCGCGACGTGATTGCGGAGTTGAAGAAGACGCAGATTACGGGTGATGCGATCATGCCGTTCTATGAAGGGCGGCTGCATGAGATCGAGAAGATCATCGTGGCGAAAAATTTGGTGACGCTGCCGGATCGGCCTGCGATTATTCGTTTGGCGACGGCGGCTGAGACGGCTCAGCAGCCGGCACCCCATATGACGCCGCCTCCGTTTCTGCATAATACGGGGCAGCGGGGGGAGTTTGTGCTGCCGCTGAATATCCCTTCGGCGACGGGCGGCGAGGAGGATAAGTATGACGACTTCACCTTTGATGCCGTGGCTTGGACGCTGACGGCTCATGAGGCGCGGCCGGGGCATGAGTTGCAGTTCGACTCGATGGTGGAGCATGGGGTGAGTCTGGCGCGGGCGCTGTATGCGTTCAACTCGACCAATGCCGAGGGCTGGGGCTTGTACTCGGAGTACATCATGAAGCCTTATATGCCGCTCGAGGGTCAGCTGATGTCGCTGGACCTGCGGTTGCTGCGTGCGGCTCGGGCGTTTCTGGATCCGGAGCTGCAGTCGGGCAAGGTGACGCCGGAAGATGCGTATCGCGTGCTCGAGAAGGATGTGGTGCTGAGCCATGCGTTTGCCAAGGAGGAGGTCGAACGGTTTACGTTCCGCGCTCCGGGGCAGGCGAACAGCTACTTCTATGGGTATACGCGGCTGCTCGATCTAAGGAAGGAGACTGAGGCTGCGCTGGGGAAGAAGTTCGACCAGAAGAAGTTTCATGACTTCATTCTGGCTCAGGGGTTGTTGCCTCCGGACTTGATGCGGAAGGCTGTGATGGAGGAGTTTGTGCCCTCGCAGAAGTAA
- a CDS encoding type II secretion system protein: MVRTKTVARRDDEQGYMLVGLIVAIFLILLALGVAAPKVARDLRREREVEAEHRANQYVRAIRLYYLKNGNHYPGSIEQLEKTNNIRYLRQRYVDPMTGKADWRLIKVGENKTTVKGFFGQPLSGLSPGLGTAAGMASQGAIGAGAAGSSSTPAFGSPSTGTGGLGGTSGGPGSSLNSTVGSSASGPGTTTAGTPGAGSGTSSDSAFGSSTSSGLGGGIGSQSATSFTGGGALFMGVGSSKTGDSIIEPNEQTTYQTWEFLYDPRIEQMKAKASLFGGAPTASGPSGLGSASGNVSPGMGGGTPGATTPGATTPGATPAPTTPSSPSVPQ, encoded by the coding sequence ATGGTCAGGACAAAAACGGTTGCGCGACGTGACGACGAGCAGGGCTACATGCTCGTGGGGCTGATCGTCGCGATTTTTTTGATTCTGCTTGCTCTGGGAGTTGCAGCGCCTAAGGTTGCGCGAGATCTGCGGCGGGAACGCGAGGTCGAGGCCGAGCACAGGGCTAATCAATATGTGCGGGCTATCCGGCTGTACTACTTGAAGAATGGGAACCACTATCCCGGTTCGATCGAGCAGCTAGAGAAGACGAACAACATACGGTATCTTCGTCAGCGTTATGTCGATCCTATGACTGGCAAGGCCGACTGGCGGCTGATCAAGGTGGGAGAGAACAAGACCACGGTGAAGGGATTTTTTGGGCAGCCGTTGTCAGGCCTGAGTCCGGGGCTTGGAACGGCGGCGGGGATGGCGTCGCAGGGTGCGATCGGCGCGGGGGCGGCGGGATCGTCCTCTACGCCTGCGTTCGGTTCGCCTTCGACTGGTACAGGCGGATTGGGCGGCACATCTGGTGGTCCGGGTTCGAGCCTAAACAGCACAGTGGGATCATCGGCTAGCGGGCCTGGGACGACGACGGCTGGAACCCCGGGCGCGGGATCGGGTACCAGTAGCGATTCGGCATTTGGTTCCAGCACCAGTTCGGGGCTGGGTGGTGGGATCGGTAGCCAGTCGGCAACGAGCTTTACTGGCGGGGGCGCTCTGTTTATGGGGGTTGGGAGTTCGAAGACAGGCGACTCGATTATTGAGCCGAACGAACAGACGACTTACCAGACGTGGGAGTTTTTGTACGATCCGCGGATCGAGCAGATGAAGGCGAAGGCTAGTTTGTTTGGTGGCGCTCCCACTGCTTCCGGCCCGTCAGGGCTTGGGTCGGCTTCGGGGAATGTGAGTCCGGGGATGGGCGGAGGTACTCCCGGCGCAACGACTCCGGGTGCCACTACACCCGGTGCGACGCCTGCGCCTACGACTCCGTCTTCGCCTTCGGTGCCTCAGTGA
- a CDS encoding PilN domain-containing protein, with protein MRISVNLATRPFVELRPLFARLRLAAIALGVLAIGLGFALHSLNAKARVAQAHMDSLKAKTLQFQQERQRNEARMRQPQNMAVLERSQFLNAVFAAKSFSWTAVMMDLERVLPTGVQVTSIEPSITKEGDVVIRLRVSGDRDRAVQLVRNLETSQRFVSPRLAGEAAQQALDKGMPGVQAGPPGVEFEIFSGYNPLPEIAVKKVSDDEMGEKDADAPADAEKSVTKKVHGTKAVHLSKRAQTGGVR; from the coding sequence ATGCGGATCTCGGTCAATCTTGCTACACGGCCCTTTGTCGAGCTGCGTCCTCTGTTTGCACGGCTGCGACTGGCTGCGATTGCGCTCGGTGTGCTGGCTATAGGGCTGGGGTTTGCGCTGCATTCGCTGAACGCCAAGGCCAGAGTGGCGCAGGCGCATATGGATTCGCTGAAGGCGAAGACGCTGCAGTTTCAACAGGAGCGTCAGCGGAATGAGGCGCGGATGCGACAGCCCCAGAATATGGCTGTGCTTGAACGCAGCCAGTTTCTGAATGCGGTCTTCGCGGCGAAGAGCTTTAGCTGGACGGCGGTGATGATGGATCTCGAGAGAGTGCTGCCGACTGGGGTGCAGGTGACGAGCATTGAGCCTTCGATTACGAAAGAAGGCGATGTGGTGATCCGGCTGCGTGTGAGCGGCGATCGTGATCGGGCGGTGCAACTGGTTAGGAACCTGGAGACTTCGCAGCGGTTTGTGTCTCCGCGGCTGGCTGGTGAGGCGGCGCAACAGGCTCTTGATAAGGGTATGCCTGGTGTGCAGGCGGGGCCGCCGGGTGTGGAGTTCGAGATCTTCAGCGGCTATAACCCGCTGCCTGAGATTGCGGTGAAGAAGGTCAGTGATGATGAGATGGGGGAGAAAGACGCGGATGCTCCGGCCGATGCGGAGAAGAGCGTGACGAAGAAAGTGCACGGGACTAAGGCTGTGCATCTGAGCAAGCGCGCGCAGACGGGTGGTGTGCGATGA
- a CDS encoding GspE/PulE family protein, which translates to MGNIPLAIPINELGMDEAERAQMLARRYHAEFVDLKNFKIQHELFKRVPVDMMFRYNFVPLEQLDGRLAIAVSDPSKLMVLDEISGLLGTRLVTRVATLTQITELLKKTEQSQRVLDEASEGLAFDVLSSEENGDENISIERLTSEDDISPIIRLVDTTIFTALERRASDIHLETFDDSLLVKYRIDGVLQQAMAPIAREHHQTILSRIKVMSELDIAERRVPQDGRFRVRYKGRLIDFRVSIMPTVHGENAVLRVLDKESMSEKFTKLSLDVVGFAAKDLERFRRYIKEPYGMVLVTGPTGSGKTTTLYAALNEIKSEEDKIITIEDPVEYQIRGITQIPVNEKKGLTFARGLRSILRHDPDKILVGEIRDAETAQIAINSALTGHLVFTTVHANNVVDVLGRFLNMGVEPYNFVSALNCILAQRLVRQVCEFCVREVTYSDKELLDSGLEPNEWRGFRFREGSGCIECGGTGYRGRSAIHELLELDDEIREMLLAKKPGSEIRKKARDKGMGFLRDSALERVRDGITTLREINKVTFIEAGR; encoded by the coding sequence ATGGGAAATATTCCTCTGGCTATACCAATCAACGAGTTAGGCATGGATGAGGCGGAACGCGCCCAGATGCTGGCGCGGCGGTATCATGCCGAGTTTGTTGATTTGAAGAACTTCAAGATTCAGCATGAGTTGTTCAAGCGGGTTCCTGTGGACATGATGTTCCGGTATAACTTCGTTCCGCTGGAGCAGTTGGATGGGCGGCTGGCGATTGCTGTGAGCGATCCCTCGAAGCTGATGGTGCTGGATGAGATTTCGGGGTTGCTGGGAACGCGGTTGGTGACGCGGGTGGCGACACTGACGCAGATTACTGAGCTGCTGAAGAAGACGGAGCAGAGCCAGCGGGTGCTCGATGAGGCGAGCGAAGGGCTGGCGTTCGATGTGCTTTCGAGCGAGGAGAATGGCGACGAGAATATCTCGATTGAACGGCTGACGAGCGAGGATGATATTTCGCCGATCATCCGGCTGGTGGACACGACGATCTTTACGGCGTTGGAACGGCGGGCTTCGGATATTCACCTGGAGACGTTTGATGATTCGTTGCTGGTGAAGTACCGCATTGACGGTGTGTTGCAGCAGGCGATGGCTCCGATTGCGCGCGAGCATCATCAGACGATTCTTTCGCGTATCAAGGTCATGAGTGAGCTTGATATTGCGGAGCGGAGGGTACCGCAGGATGGCCGTTTCCGCGTGCGCTACAAGGGGCGGCTGATCGACTTTCGTGTTTCGATTATGCCGACGGTGCATGGCGAGAATGCTGTGCTTCGTGTGCTCGATAAAGAGTCGATGTCGGAGAAATTCACGAAACTTTCACTGGATGTGGTGGGGTTCGCGGCGAAGGATCTGGAGCGGTTTCGGCGGTATATCAAAGAGCCTTATGGCATGGTGCTGGTGACCGGGCCGACGGGTTCGGGTAAGACGACGACGCTGTATGCGGCGCTGAATGAGATCAAGTCTGAAGAGGACAAGATCATCACGATTGAGGATCCGGTCGAGTATCAGATTCGCGGGATTACGCAGATTCCGGTAAATGAAAAGAAGGGCCTGACGTTTGCGCGTGGATTGCGGTCGATTCTGCGGCATGACCCTGACAAGATTCTTGTGGGTGAGATCCGCGATGCGGAGACGGCGCAGATTGCGATCAATTCGGCGCTGACGGGCCACCTGGTGTTTACTACGGTTCACGCGAACAATGTGGTTGATGTGCTGGGGCGCTTCCTGAACATGGGAGTTGAGCCTTATAACTTTGTGTCGGCGCTGAACTGCATTTTGGCTCAACGGCTGGTGCGTCAGGTCTGCGAGTTTTGTGTGCGTGAGGTGACTTACTCGGACAAGGAACTGCTTGACAGCGGGCTTGAGCCGAACGAGTGGCGTGGGTTCAGGTTCCGGGAGGGATCTGGCTGCATAGAGTGCGGCGGGACTGGGTATCGCGGGCGGTCGGCGATCCACGAACTGCTTGAGCTGGATGACGAGATTCGCGAGATGTTGCTGGCGAAGAAGCCGGGAAGCGAGATTCGGAAGAAGGCCAGGGATAAGGGAATGGGCTTTTTGCGGGACTCGGCGTTGGAGAGGGTTAGGGACGGGATTACGACGCTTCGGGAGATCAATAAGGTTACGTTTATTGAGGCGGGGCGGTAA
- a CDS encoding HdeD family acid-resistance protein, with amino-acid sequence MSSAPTPLHEVTGKAINWSIALSVLLILAGLFAIFIPHIAGIGITLFLGYAMFLFGIIHIVFAFKTHTKGSVLWEILVGLAYIFAGAYLFWHPLLGLLSLTLLLAVYLVIAGIVELVHAFKVRPREGSTWLVIDGLVTLLLAFMIWRSWPYSSVWAIGTLIGVSMLFSGFSRLMLALSAKKLVNRLA; translated from the coding sequence ATGAGCAGCGCACCCACGCCCCTGCACGAAGTCACCGGAAAAGCCATCAACTGGTCCATCGCCCTCAGCGTCCTGCTCATTCTGGCTGGCCTCTTCGCCATCTTCATCCCGCACATCGCCGGAATCGGCATCACCCTCTTCCTTGGCTACGCGATGTTCCTCTTCGGTATCATCCACATCGTCTTCGCCTTCAAAACCCACACCAAGGGCAGCGTCCTATGGGAGATCCTCGTCGGCCTCGCCTACATCTTCGCCGGCGCCTACCTCTTCTGGCATCCTCTACTCGGCCTTCTGTCACTCACCCTGCTGCTGGCCGTCTATCTCGTCATCGCAGGCATCGTCGAGCTCGTCCACGCCTTCAAAGTCCGCCCGCGCGAAGGCTCCACCTGGCTCGTGATCGACGGCCTCGTCACCCTCCTTCTGGCCTTCATGATCTGGCGCTCCTGGCCCTATAGCTCCGTCTGGGCCATCGGAACCCTCATCGGCGTCAGCATGCTCTTCAGCGGATTCTCCCGCCTCATGCTAGCCCTGTCCGCCAAAAAACTAGTCAACCGCTTAGCCTGA
- a CDS encoding type II secretion system F family protein yields the protein MNEFVVKLADERGRVQEQTHAAATAEELRARFTQAGYYVYSVKARGVLGSSGKKKVKLETFLIFNQQFLTLIRAGLPILGSLELLGRRQKLAHFRGQLEDVAARVKTGESISGAFEAQGGFPLVYTTTLLAGERSGNLEEVLQRYLDFQRVSLTFRKKLKASLIYPALLIVMVIALFIFLITFVVPRFAQLYDQLGTKLPWLTVFLLDLGRNAQHYGLYVGAVVALIGFLFYRWIKTDAGANAVDRVRISLPLFGTVWLKYQVGLFARTLSTLLTGGLPLVPSLETAARSIDSRQIGNAVFASVETVREGKGLAISLQQTKVFPELAIEMIEVGESTGALPQMLNSVAEFFEEDVQTNLTAAMSLIEPMILIVMGVVVVTILIALYLPIFSLGAGAMQ from the coding sequence ATGAATGAATTTGTTGTAAAGCTGGCGGATGAGCGGGGGCGGGTGCAGGAGCAGACTCATGCTGCGGCTACTGCTGAGGAACTGAGGGCGCGGTTTACGCAGGCGGGGTATTACGTCTACTCGGTGAAGGCGCGCGGGGTGCTGGGGAGTTCGGGTAAGAAGAAGGTGAAGCTCGAGACGTTTCTGATCTTCAATCAGCAGTTTTTGACGCTGATTCGGGCGGGGTTGCCGATTCTGGGGTCGCTGGAGTTGCTGGGGCGGCGGCAGAAACTGGCGCACTTTCGCGGGCAGCTGGAGGACGTAGCGGCGCGGGTGAAAACGGGGGAGTCGATCTCGGGGGCGTTTGAGGCTCAAGGCGGGTTTCCGCTGGTGTATACGACGACGCTGCTGGCGGGGGAGCGGTCGGGAAATCTGGAAGAGGTGTTGCAGCGGTATCTGGACTTTCAGCGGGTGTCGCTGACGTTTCGGAAGAAGCTGAAGGCGAGTTTGATCTATCCGGCGCTGTTGATTGTGATGGTGATTGCGCTGTTCATCTTTTTGATTACGTTTGTGGTGCCTCGGTTTGCTCAGCTGTATGACCAGCTGGGGACGAAGCTGCCGTGGCTGACGGTGTTTCTGTTGGATCTGGGGCGGAACGCTCAGCACTATGGGCTGTATGTCGGGGCGGTTGTGGCACTGATCGGGTTTCTGTTTTATCGGTGGATCAAGACGGACGCGGGGGCGAATGCGGTTGATCGGGTTCGGATTAGTCTGCCGCTGTTTGGGACTGTGTGGCTGAAGTATCAGGTGGGGTTGTTTGCGCGGACGCTGTCGACGCTGCTGACGGGTGGTTTGCCGCTGGTGCCTTCGCTGGAGACGGCGGCGCGGTCGATTGATTCGCGACAGATTGGAAATGCGGTGTTTGCGTCGGTGGAGACGGTGCGGGAGGGCAAGGGGCTCGCGATTAGTTTGCAGCAGACGAAGGTGTTTCCGGAGCTGGCGATTGAGATGATCGAGGTGGGTGAGTCGACGGGTGCGTTGCCGCAGATGCTGAATTCGGTTGCGGAGTTTTTTGAGGAGGATGTGCAGACGAATCTGACTGCGGCGATGAGTTTGATTGAGCCGATGATTTTGATCGTGATGGGCGTGGTGGTGGTGACGATTCTGATTGCGCTTTATCTGCCGATCTTTAGTTTGGGCGCAGGGGCGATGCAGTAG
- a CDS encoding GGDEF domain-containing protein, with translation MGTACLAKGEGGRVALSSVEASLSEPREAVRDFAVSLWRGAWSRETWTRGACVRLAISFVVLATCSWLGIVLSHQSEGVATIWLSNGILFGLVITQPRQRWLAYFAMGLLADTLADVLYGDPFKVAIGVSLANSIEVVVSCLVLTWWFGWPLNLSKRRPLIGFLGVAVVAVAALTSALGASWTLLFYDAGPWWKMWRTWYLGDMLGMALLAPLVFMLQRPGFFEVLRRGQLAHTLTVLLVPAIVTVLVFTHDKDPLIFFLYPALLLVVFRLGFSGTILTIFVVAFGSIALTVKGHGPLMLIPGAHMMLHRIVVVQIFLAVAIFTMFPVAALLEERAELQLSLAESEGRYRRLAHADDLTGLDNRRAFNVRLEEEWRRAADARRSIALLLLDADLFKRYNDIYGHLGGDECLRCIAGVIAETIEDGIGAAARFGGEEFAVILPGEGIDGAQRVAERICEAVERMQMPHPGSPAGVQTVSVGVAGLVPQDGQQAMELVTIADMALYRAKDLGRNRVVVA, from the coding sequence GTGGGTACTGCTTGCCTTGCCAAGGGTGAGGGGGGCAGGGTCGCGCTGTCATCGGTTGAGGCTTCGCTGTCCGAACCGAGGGAAGCCGTGCGGGATTTTGCGGTTTCGCTCTGGCGGGGGGCGTGGTCGCGGGAGACCTGGACGCGCGGGGCGTGTGTGCGGCTGGCAATTTCGTTTGTGGTGCTGGCTACGTGCTCATGGCTGGGGATTGTGCTGTCGCACCAGTCGGAGGGCGTGGCGACGATCTGGCTGTCGAATGGGATTCTGTTTGGGCTGGTGATTACACAGCCTCGGCAGCGGTGGCTGGCTTACTTTGCTATGGGGTTACTGGCGGATACGCTGGCCGATGTTTTGTATGGCGATCCGTTCAAAGTGGCGATCGGGGTGTCGCTGGCGAACTCGATAGAGGTGGTTGTTTCGTGCCTGGTGCTGACGTGGTGGTTTGGCTGGCCGCTGAATCTGTCCAAGCGCCGTCCTTTGATTGGGTTTCTGGGGGTCGCGGTTGTGGCGGTGGCGGCGTTGACGAGTGCGCTGGGCGCCTCGTGGACGCTGTTGTTTTATGACGCAGGGCCGTGGTGGAAGATGTGGCGCACGTGGTATCTGGGCGACATGCTGGGGATGGCTCTGCTGGCACCGCTGGTGTTTATGCTGCAGCGGCCGGGGTTCTTCGAGGTGCTGCGACGTGGTCAGTTAGCGCATACGCTAACGGTGCTGCTGGTGCCGGCGATTGTGACGGTGCTGGTGTTTACGCATGACAAAGATCCGCTGATCTTCTTTTTGTATCCGGCGTTGCTGCTGGTTGTGTTTCGGCTGGGGTTTTCGGGGACGATTCTTACGATCTTTGTGGTGGCGTTTGGGTCGATTGCGCTGACGGTGAAGGGGCATGGGCCGCTGATGCTGATTCCGGGCGCGCACATGATGCTGCATCGGATTGTGGTTGTGCAGATCTTTCTTGCGGTGGCGATCTTTACGATGTTTCCTGTGGCGGCGCTGCTGGAAGAGCGGGCGGAGCTGCAGCTGTCGCTGGCGGAGAGTGAGGGGCGTTATCGGAGGCTGGCGCATGCGGATGATCTGACGGGGCTGGATAATCGGCGGGCTTTCAATGTGCGGCTGGAGGAGGAGTGGCGGCGGGCTGCGGATGCTCGGAGGTCGATTGCGCTGCTGCTGCTGGATGCGGATTTGTTCAAGAGATATAACGACATTTATGGGCATCTTGGGGGTGATGAGTGTCTGCGCTGCATTGCGGGAGTGATTGCTGAGACCATCGAGGATGGAATAGGGGCCGCGGCGCGATTTGGTGGAGAGGAGTTTGCCGTTATTCTGCCGGGGGAGGGGATTGATGGGGCGCAGCGCGTTGCGGAACGGATTTGTGAGGCGGTGGAGAGGATGCAGATGCCGCATCCGGGAAGTCCTGCGGGTGTGCAGACGGTGAGTGTTGGCGTGGCGGGGCTTGTGCCTCAGGATGGGCAGCAGGCAATGGAGTTGGTGACGATTGCCGATATGGCTCTTTATCGGGCCAAGGATCTGGGGCGGAATCGGGTGGTGGTGGCTTGA